The genomic window AGAGACACCTTTGGTCCGACCTTCATGATTGCCAGGTGTGTGCTCCTATATATGATCTAACTGACTGTTGAAGAATGCGTCTGACATGGCGATAACAGAGCTGCGGCGCTCGTTctccacttcgatgtcgctCTCATCCTCTTTCCGGTTTGCCGTACATTTATTTCTCTTGCGCGTCAAACGCCTCTGAACGGCATTATCCAGTTTGACAAGAACATCACCTTTCACATTACTACCGCCTGGTCTATCGTATTCTTCAGCTGGGTCCATACCGTTGCCCATTGGAACAACTTTGCGCAGATCGCTGCGCAGCAGAAGCTCGGTATTTACGGATGGCTCCTCGCCAACTTCGTCTCCGGCCCCGGATGGACAGGCTACGTTATGTTGATCGCACTTATGGGAATGGTCTTCACCTCGGTCGAGAAGCCCCGTCGTGCCAACTACGAGCGATTCTGGTACACTCACCACTTCTTCAtcgttttcttcttcttctggtCCATCCACGGTGCCTTCTGCATGATTCAGCCCGACTTTGCACCATTCTGCATGTCCTTCGGTACCTCGGCCATCGGTGTGTTCTGGCAGTTCTGGATGTACGGAGGCTTTGTCTACATGGCCGAGCGTATCGCCCGTGAGATTCGTGGCAAGCACAAGACGTACATTTCCAAAGTTATCCAGCACCCCAGCAACGTGTGCGAGATTCAAATCAAGAAGGAGCACACCAAGACGAGGGCTGGACAGTACATCTTCTTCTGCTGTCCCGAGGTCTCGGTTTGGCAGTACCACCCGTTCACTCTCACTAGTGCCCCTGAGGAGGACTATATTTCGATCCACATGCGTGTTGTCGGTGACTTCACTCGCGGGGTGTCAAAGGCTCTGGGCTGCGACTGGGACCGAAAGGGCGATGCTTCCAAGGTTGTTGGTGTCAACGGCGAGAACCCCGACGTCGACCCTGCTCTTAAGCGGGTGCTTCCCCGTGTCTACGTTGATGGTCCCTTCGGCTCTGCTTCCGAGGACGTTTTCAAGTACGAGATTGCTGTTCTTTGCGGTGCTGGTATCGGTGTCACGCCTTTCGCCTCTATTCTCAAGTCTATCTGGTACCGCATGAACTACCCGCAGAAGAAGACCCGTCTCGCCAAGGTCTACTTCTTTTGGATTTGCCGTGACTTTGGCTCTTTCGAGTGGTTCCGCTCCCTGCTTCTCGCCATTGAGGCTCAAGATGTCGACAACCGCATCGAGATTCACACCTACCTCACCGCAAAGATCAAGGCCGATGATGCTACTAACATCATGATCAACGATGCCAACGCCGACAAGGATGCCATTACTGGTCTCCGCGCGCCCACAAACTTCGGTCGTCCCAACTGGGACATGATCTTCAGGGGTATCAGGAAGCTACACACTCCGGCCGAAGCCGGTGTGTTCTTCTGCGGTCCCAAGGGTCTGGGTAGCACATTGCATATTTTCTGCAACAAATACAGCGAGCCTGAGTATGTCCCTACTCCCATAACTCCTTTCATCAGACGTCATGGTATCATGTTTACTGACTCGGCTTTTACAGCTTCGCATTCGTATGGGGCAAGGAGAATTTCTAGTCTCGAGTCAATCAAGGAGTATGCTTCTTGTAGAAGCAAGCCTGGCAATATTTCTTCGAATATATACTTTTCGCAAACATACACCTTGCTTGCCCGCTTCTCCATGGTTCTTTCGGCCTTGTGCAGATATACGGCAATGTGCTGTCGGAGAAGACGAAACTGCGAAGGGATCCCGAGAGAACACAGGGCCTTCGAGTCTCGGAGACTGTGTTGTACGCCCCATTGCCATGTGACGTGAGGCGCGCTGGACGCAAACAAAAGTACCGATAACTAAACCCTTGTTACATATTTTTCACCCATTCACCtcttgtgtttttttctttttctttttgttgtgTGCACTTCTCGGGCGAGGTGTTTTAAAACACATTGCCTGCCGGGGTCTGGGCCGTCAGCGTTCATTCCCAAACCCATTCGTGCGTGGCAGGAAGACGAGACATACTTATGAACAAATTTCCACAGCGAAGCAGAGGCCAGAG from Pyricularia oryzae 70-15 chromosome 4, whole genome shotgun sequence includes these protein-coding regions:
- a CDS encoding cytochrome b-245 heavychain subunit beta translates to MSGYGYGGGGGGFRDSYGSEKGQSERSRWTPLTRMLLSGEMTQERQKELTPREKFDRWMVNEGYRRFFVFVFMILHAMVFAFGFVNYAVKDNLQRARDTFGPTFMIARAAALVLHFDVALILFPVCRTFISLARQTPLNGIIQFDKNITFHITTAWSIVFFSWVHTVAHWNNFAQIAAQQKLGIYGWLLANFVSGPGWTGYVMLIALMGMVFTSVEKPRRANYERFWYTHHFFIVFFFFWSIHGAFCMIQPDFAPFCMSFGTSAIGVFWQFWMYGGFVYMAERIAREIRGKHKTYISKVIQHPSNVCEIQIKKEHTKTRAGQYIFFCCPEVSVWQYHPFTLTSAPEEDYISIHMRVVGDFTRGVSKALGCDWDRKGDASKVVGVNGENPDVDPALKRVLPRVYVDGPFGSASEDVFKYEIAVLCGAGIGVTPFASILKSIWYRMNYPQKKTRLAKVYFFWICRDFGSFEWFRSLLLAIEAQDVDNRIEIHTYLTAKIKADDATNIMINDANADKDAITGLRAPTNFGRPNWDMIFRGIRKLHTPAEAGVFFCGPKGLGSTLHIFCNKYSEPDFAFVWGKENF